A segment of the Aureliella helgolandensis genome:
GGTGGGGGTTGTCCAGAACAAGTTGCGGTTAGCGGAGGCCTACGTCGAGCAGATTCGGGGTACGATCCAGCAGACGAAGATGGAAGCGGACAGCAAGCAGCTTCAGATGAAGGAGCGGGAGGGAAAGATTGTCAATTGGCAATCGCAGATGAACGCTTCCAAGGAAAATCGAGCGTACCAGACGCTAAAGGAGCAGATTGCCGCCGATACGCAGGCCAATGTCGTGCTTTCGGATGAAATTCTCGAAGCTTTGGAAGCGATCGACGAGCAGGAGCAGCTCTTGTCGGTGGCCCTGGACAAAGTCGAGGAGGTCAAGGGAGAGTTGGCCGAAGTGAGCCAGCGGATCGCTGACAAAAAAGTGGTTTTGGAAAGCGAATTGGCACGCGTGGGGACCGAATTGGAGGCTGCGGAGGCGGAGCTCAGTGGCGAATTTAAACGCGAATATCTCCGTTTGGTGGCTGCCAAGGGAGAAGACGCAATGGCCGAGTTGGAGGGGAAGTGCTGCGGCGGGTGCTACCAGAATTTGACCCCTCAAATCATGGAAAAATTGCTGGTGGGACAAACTGTCATGTGTCCGGCCTGCGGTCGCCTGCTGTACCAGGTTCGCTAGAGGACTCCCAAAGCGAGCCGTCCAAGCACCCCCTTCTGCTTGACAAACGCTGGGGAAACTCCAACGATATAGCTACAGACTAGTTTGAATTGGCCACGACCTCTTCCTCCAAGTCGCTGTTTGAGCGGCTTGTCGAGGGAGGGGTCGTGTTTTTTATGGTAATGCCTTCGTCCTGTAAGGAGTGATCGAATGTCGGAAATGGTTCCGATGACTCGCGAGAAGTATAACCAACTTCGGGCTGAAGTTGATCAGCTTGAGAATGTTGACATGCCGCTGGTTACCGAGAAGATTGCAGAGGCACGCGCCGAGGGGGACCTCAAAGAAAATGCGGAATACCATGCGCAGCGTGAAAATCAAGGGATGTTGCAGGCCAAGATCAATCAAAAGAAGATGATGATCTCCAATGCTTACATCATTGATCCAAGCAAACTTCCCAAGGATGAAGTCGGCCTATTGTCCACCGTCAAGGTCAAGGACCTCGACTACGACGACGAGGAGGAGTTTACCATGGTCGGGGCTGGTGACGAAGACTATGACAAGGGGAGGATTCTCTCGACGAGTCCCATTGGAGCCGCCTTGATGGGATGCAAGATCGGTGACAAAGTTGAAATTGACGTGCCCAAGGGCAAGCTCAAGTTTGAGATCCTCGCGATAGAGTATCGGTAATCCATGTCCGAAAACGAAGATGCGTCCGATGCGCCAACCACCGGTGTACCCGGCACCGAGGGCCAGCCCAAGGCACCGGTTAAACCCAACGCTGAAGAGCACCAAGAACCCTCCATAGGACCTGCCTGTCTGGTGGTGGTTATTTTGACGCTGGCGGTTTTTTGTAGCGTGTGTGCCTTCGGCAGCTGGTTCATGTTCAGCGATCAATACCCCTTGGCCGAACGAGGGGTCGACGAACAATTGATTCCTTGGGTAGAGACCAGCCAGTTGGCTGCAGAGGATAAGAACTCAATCGTCGATCAATTGCACGATATCGTAGCCATGCTGCATGACCGGAGCATTGATAAGCGGCAGTTATCGAGGTTGCGGAATTGCCTGCAAGATAACCCAATTCTATTATGGGGAGGGGTTCAGTCGATCGTGGCGCAGTCGAAGGATGTTGGTTTGACTGGGACTGAGGTCCAGGCTGTGGAGCGGATCAGTCAGCGTCTGATGCGGATGGGAGCCGAGCGAAAGCTGGGTAGAAACGATCTTGAATTCACGCTGCAGCACTGTTCAAAAGTCCGCGAGGACCAACTCAGTGTTGAGGTGCGTAGCAATTTGACCGCCGATGAAATTCGCGAATTTATGCGACGTGCTGAGCAGTTGGTTCAGGGGAGTGATGTTCCCAACGAGCCCTACGAATCGACAGCCGCGGAAGCATTCGCAAAGTTAGTGAAAATGGCACTTGATGTGGACAACGTCCCGGGTGAAATGGCGACGCCACCCGCCAGGAATTAAATTCTTGGGGTTGTCGACCGTCAAATATTGAATCCACGTTTCCAT
Coding sequences within it:
- the greA gene encoding transcription elongation factor GreA — protein: MSEMVPMTREKYNQLRAEVDQLENVDMPLVTEKIAEARAEGDLKENAEYHAQRENQGMLQAKINQKKMMISNAYIIDPSKLPKDEVGLLSTVKVKDLDYDDEEEFTMVGAGDEDYDKGRILSTSPIGAALMGCKIGDKVEIDVPKGKLKFEILAIEYR
- a CDS encoding zinc ribbon domain-containing protein; this encodes MTASGPLVHRLHRINRQKTDLLGQLARGPKVVGVVQNKLRLAEAYVEQIRGTIQQTKMEADSKQLQMKEREGKIVNWQSQMNASKENRAYQTLKEQIAADTQANVVLSDEILEALEAIDEQEQLLSVALDKVEEVKGELAEVSQRIADKKVVLESELARVGTELEAAEAELSGEFKREYLRLVAAKGEDAMAELEGKCCGGCYQNLTPQIMEKLLVGQTVMCPACGRLLYQVR